In Streptomyces sp. NBC_01381, the sequence TGGCGCTGCCGTCGAACGCGAGGTCTCCGCCGGAACTCCCGCCCCCGAACATCGTCTCCTGCCGCTCGCCGCCCGAGATCTCGAAGCCGCCGCCGACCGCCTGGAGCAGCAGCGCGAGCGCGATCCGCATCCGGGTGCCGAACCCGACGAGGACGTCATCCCCGTCGTCCCCCTGCCCGTAGGAGGGAACGGCCAGCGCCACAGCCGCGATCAGCACAAGGCCCACGGGCCACAAGGCGGCCTGCGCGGCCCCGGCCCAGTCCCCACGAAACGCCCGCCCCAGGAAGGCCCCCACCGGCGACGGCGCCGCGGGCTGCGACGGCGGCGCGGGGACGAACGCGGGTGCGGGCGGAGGCGGGGGCGGGGGCGGCGAGAGGGGTGCGGCAGGGACCGCCGGTTCCGCGTCGGCAGCAGCCTCGTCGCCGCTGGACTCAACCCCTGTGGGTACGCCCAACTCGGCCTCAGGCGGCACGTCGGGCCCCGCGTCCACGGACGTGTCCCGCACCCGCTCCCGCCCGCACTTCATGCAGAAGCGAGCCTCATCAGGAATGGAAGACCCGCATTGGGGACATTGCGGCGACGCCATGGGAACGCTCCGTCATTGGGGAGATGACCAGAAGGGACCGACTCGTGCCCACCGAGCTCGCAGCGCCCGAGGCGGTTCGGCAGAGTCGTATCAACGGACACATCTTGCCCGGTGGCCGGTTCCCGTCAACTCCCGTTCAGGAAGCCCCCGGAGCTAAGCTTTGAACCCCCGGTGCAGCGCCACCACACCACCGGTCAGATTCCGCCACGCCACCTTCGACCAGCCCGCGCCCCGCAGCCGCGCCGCCAGCTCCGGCTGCTCGGGCCAGGAGCGGATGGACTCCGCGAGATAGACGTACGCGTCGGGATTGGACGACACCGCGCGCGCCACCGGCGGCAGCGCCCGCATCAGATACTCCTCGTAGACCGTGCGGAACGGCGCCCACGTGGCGTGCGAGAACTCGCAGATGACGACCCGGCCGCCGGGCTTCGTCACGCGGTACATCTCGCGCAGCGCCTGGTCCGTCTCCTGGACGTTGCGAAGGCCGAAGGAGATCGTGACGGCGTCGAACGTGTCGTCCTTGAACGGCAGCTTCGTCGCGTCGCCCGCGGTGAACGGCATCCAGGGGTGGCGCCCCTTGCCGACCTGCAGCATGCCGAGCGAGAAATCGCAGGGCACGACGTACGCTCCCGCTCGGGCGAACGGCTGGGACGAGGTTGCCGTGCCCGCGGCGAGGTCGAGGATCTTCTGCGCGGGGCGCGCGTCGACCGCCTTCGCGACCTCCTTGCGCCAGAGCCGGGCCTGGCCGAGCGACAGGACGTCGTTCGTGAGGTCGTACCGTTCCGCCACGTCGTCGAACATCGAAGCGACTTCGTGCGGCTGCTTTTCCAGGGAGGCGCGGGTCACCCGGCCTATTGTGTCAGGCCGGTCTTCTTTCCTGCCGGGCGCCTCCGCATCTGCCGTGTCGCGGTGTGTGCGGCGTGTGCGGGTTGCGTTTTGGTTGCTCGCGCCCCGCGGCGGAGCCGCAAATCGATACAGTCCCGCGCCCCTGACGGGGCACCCCTCAGCGCCCCTCACTAGCGATACTCAGCGGCTGCGGTACACCATTCGTCCGCCGATCACCGTCGCCACGCACGTGCCCGCGCCGCGTCGCACCAGGTCCGCCCGGTCGGTGACGTCGAAGATCGCGAAGCGGGCCGGGCCGCCCGCCGTCAGAGGTGGCAGCAGGACCAGCGGCGTCGGTGACAAGGACGGTGGGCCCGGCAGCTGTGGTGGGCGCGCGCCCACCACGAGGCCCGCCCTGCGGACCGCGTCCAGGACCGGGCGGGCGCGGAGTTCGCCCGCCACCGCCACCGTGCCGTGTGCCAGGAGGCGCTGTACGCCCCGGCGCGCGCTCGCGCCCAGGCGGGACGGGTCCGCGCGGAAGATGGCTGCCGCCCGCTCCCCGCCAATGGGCTCGGTGCCCAGCTCGGCGGCCTCGCGCGGGTCGGGGTGGTAGGTGGCTTCGAGGAGTTCGGGACCGTACGGGTTGAGCAGGCCCGGCATGAGGATGCCGGGCCAGTGCCGGACTCGGGCCGAAGGGTGCGCGGCGGCCAGTTCCTCGGACGGACCGACGGCGGCGATGTTCGCGCCGTCGGCCAGGACCGCCGTCTCCGGCGAGCGTTCGGCGACGTGAAGTGTCAGCAACGGAACCTCAGTTGGAGGCGAGGAGCTTGAGCTCCGGGTGGGCCGTGCCGCCCTCGATCGCCGTGGAGGAGATGTGCGAGGCGACGCGGTCGTCGACCGGGTCGTTCGCCGGGTCGTCGTGCACGACGAGGTGCTCGTACGTCGTGGCGCGCTGGGCCGGGACGCGGTCCGCGGTGCGGATCATGTCGATCATCTCGCGCAGGTTGTTCCGGTGCTTGGCACCCGCCATGGAGACCACGTTCTCCTCCAGCATCACCGAGCCGAGGTCGTCCGCGCCGTAGTGCAGGGTCAGCTGGCCGGCCTCCTTGCCGGTGGTCAGCCAGGAGCCCTGGATGTGGGCGACGTTGTCGAGGAAGATCCGCCCGATCGCGATCATGCGGATGTACTCGAAGATCGTCGCCTGGGTGCGGCCCTTGAGGTGGTTGTTCTCGGGCTGGTACGTGTACGGGATGAAGGCGCGGAAGCCGCCGGTCCTGTCCTGTACGTCGCGGATCATCCGCAGGTGCTCGATGCGCTCGGCGTTGGTCTCGCCCGTACCCATGAGCATGGTGGAGGTGGATTCGACGCCCATGTTGTGGGCGGTCTCCATGATCTCCAGCCAGCGC encodes:
- a CDS encoding demethylmenaquinone methyltransferase gives rise to the protein MTRASLEKQPHEVASMFDDVAERYDLTNDVLSLGQARLWRKEVAKAVDARPAQKILDLAAGTATSSQPFARAGAYVVPCDFSLGMLQVGKGRHPWMPFTAGDATKLPFKDDTFDAVTISFGLRNVQETDQALREMYRVTKPGGRVVICEFSHATWAPFRTVYEEYLMRALPPVARAVSSNPDAYVYLAESIRSWPEQPELAARLRGAGWSKVAWRNLTGGVVALHRGFKA